In Rahnella sikkimica, one DNA window encodes the following:
- a CDS encoding NAD(P)H-dependent oxidoreductase, whose translation MKTLIVVIHPNLNESVINKRWIRELTQHPDLYTVHNLYQAYPDGSIDVQKEQQLIEQHDSLVLQFPLYWFNSPPLLKQWLDEVFTYGWAYGSKSGHKLRNRKFSLAVSAGIKEEDFSPEGRYQHSLKEILLPFEMTAKYVGANYLPFYAFYGAEDGISQEELEKSAKGYIDYLQSFS comes from the coding sequence TTGAAAACGCTCATTGTGGTTATTCATCCAAACCTGAATGAATCTGTTATTAATAAACGGTGGATTCGTGAATTAACGCAACACCCCGATTTATATACAGTCCATAACCTTTATCAGGCTTACCCTGACGGGAGTATTGATGTTCAAAAAGAACAGCAGTTAATTGAGCAACATGACAGCCTTGTTTTGCAATTTCCGCTGTACTGGTTTAACAGCCCGCCGCTTCTGAAACAATGGCTCGATGAAGTCTTCACCTATGGCTGGGCTTACGGCTCCAAAAGCGGGCACAAACTCAGAAACCGGAAGTTTTCTCTGGCCGTGAGCGCCGGTATTAAGGAAGAGGATTTTTCGCCTGAAGGACGTTACCAGCATTCACTAAAAGAAATACTTTTGCCTTTCGAAATGACGGCAAAATATGTCGGGGCAAATTACCTTCCCTTCTATGCTTTTTACGGCGCAGAAGATGGAATTTCGCAAGAAGAACTGGAGAAAAGCGCGAAAGGATATATAGATTATCTTCAGTCTTTTTCGTGA
- a CDS encoding winged helix-turn-helix transcriptional regulator, with amino-acid sequence MNEEAVDIPCELQEETGFAYTLSRVSGKYKMIILYSLTGATPVVRFNELKRRLGKISFRTLSLTLKELESDGLIIRKEYPQIPPKVEYSLSQRGQSLIPVLDMMCEWGNIHSNDPLN; translated from the coding sequence ATGAATGAAGAAGCGGTTGATATTCCCTGCGAACTTCAGGAGGAAACAGGGTTTGCTTATACGCTTTCGCGGGTCAGCGGGAAATATAAAATGATCATTCTCTACTCGCTGACCGGGGCTACGCCTGTGGTGCGTTTCAATGAGCTAAAACGCCGTCTGGGGAAAATTTCATTCAGAACGCTGAGCCTCACGCTGAAAGAGCTGGAGAGCGACGGTTTGATCATCAGAAAGGAATATCCTCAAATTCCGCCAAAAGTGGAATACAGCCTTTCTCAAAGAGGCCAGTCGCTGATCCCGGTTTTAGACATGATGTGCGAGTGGGGAAACATCCACAGCAATGACCCGCTGAACTGA
- a CDS encoding VirK/YbjX family protein produces MEHSHLNETESLSGNYTAGKNTKKASGFTLFMDLLSGARSPDALWKNRMFRVKYAVRTLLHPLDTLKVLDKMATEPVWQDALSVQTKLPNKIHKPYLYLGLPSAGRADALVDHYEFVKNLTNASLKNALLSAGGYTVTQFAGKEGESFRVVLGSIGKSEREGEANMFLYMGETRLAALTFSVVQRPEGATIVVGGFQGANRSTPHEVIKQATKSCYGLFPKRLLLESLQRIAEQSGVKNILAVSDTGHVFRSLRYRHRKKNVFVASYNEFWDSISAAVYSPELYDVPLELPRKTMEEIPSKKRSEYRKRYTLLDELSESTASLLKA; encoded by the coding sequence ATGGAACACTCGCACCTTAACGAAACCGAATCCCTCAGCGGAAATTACACCGCTGGAAAAAACACTAAAAAAGCCAGTGGATTCACTCTGTTTATGGATCTGCTGAGTGGCGCGCGTTCTCCGGATGCATTGTGGAAAAACCGCATGTTCCGTGTGAAATACGCCGTTCGAACCTTGCTGCATCCGCTGGACACCCTCAAAGTGCTCGACAAGATGGCGACCGAACCGGTCTGGCAGGACGCATTAAGTGTGCAGACTAAGCTGCCGAACAAAATTCATAAACCGTATTTGTATCTCGGTTTGCCTTCCGCCGGACGCGCCGATGCGCTGGTCGATCACTACGAGTTTGTGAAAAACCTCACTAATGCTTCCCTGAAAAACGCTTTGCTCAGCGCGGGCGGTTACACTGTCACACAATTTGCAGGTAAAGAGGGCGAAAGCTTCCGCGTGGTGCTGGGATCCATCGGTAAATCCGAGCGCGAAGGCGAAGCCAATATGTTCCTGTACATGGGTGAAACGCGCCTTGCCGCGCTGACGTTCAGCGTCGTGCAACGTCCGGAAGGGGCGACGATCGTTGTGGGCGGTTTCCAAGGCGCAAACCGTTCTACGCCGCATGAAGTGATTAAACAGGCGACCAAATCCTGCTACGGGCTGTTTCCAAAACGCCTGTTACTGGAAAGCCTGCAACGTATTGCAGAACAATCCGGTGTGAAAAATATTCTGGCCGTCAGCGATACCGGACACGTTTTCCGCAGCCTGCGTTACCGTCACCGTAAGAAAAATGTCTTTGTCGCCAGCTATAACGAATTCTGGGACTCCATCAGTGCAGCGGTGTATTCACCGGAGTTATATGACGTTCCGCTGGAATTACCCCGCAAAACGATGGAAGAGATCCCGAGCAAAAAGCGTTCTGAGTACCGCAAACGCTATACCTTGCTCGATGAACTCAGCGAAAGCACAGCGTCACTGCTGAAAGCCTGA
- a CDS encoding MFS transporter, with the protein MKTEKPILFKHQLAYGGGNLLGSGALAIAGIWLLYFYTTFCGLTLLQASAIFSVASIIDAISNPLMGYLSDNFGKTRLGKRFGRRRFFILLGVPLMMFYPLLWVEGFGFWYYLSTYVVFELIYTSVMVPYETLATEMTTDFSARSKLTGYKAIFGKVANFLAAFIPGQFILIYGKDSAQPFFFTALTYGVILCVAIGLLYLSSWERPVEETTPVDEAKMSLGKTMLTLVRDMKSTFHLRVFRKHLGMYLCGFGAEWLFASVFTYFIIFVLQYDPTMVAGLSSLNSILQLFSTAIFIGICVKHGFSKPYILALGIVVFSVFCYSLLHFLHLPQQYATVAMLTITVIFGIGTGGVYYIPWTVYTFLADVDEAFTGRRREGIYAGAMTFSGKLMRSVIVFVMGAILSFYGFQSKSHTQPESAVMAIALVFCIGVIGLALMAMVFSNQMKLNRKTHLVVLGEVARIKAGGAIGHIKPDARAVMEELIGHPYEECWGNSAVCRKIFNTPAVHVDVPKPLTGTTQQP; encoded by the coding sequence ATGAAGACAGAAAAACCGATTTTATTTAAACATCAGCTGGCCTACGGCGGCGGTAATTTACTGGGCAGCGGGGCGCTGGCAATTGCCGGGATCTGGCTGCTGTACTTCTACACCACGTTTTGCGGCCTGACGCTGCTTCAGGCATCGGCCATTTTCTCGGTTGCGAGCATTATCGACGCAATCAGTAATCCGCTGATGGGTTACCTCTCTGATAATTTTGGTAAAACGCGCCTCGGTAAACGCTTTGGTCGCCGTCGCTTCTTCATATTACTCGGCGTACCGCTGATGATGTTCTACCCGCTGCTGTGGGTCGAAGGCTTCGGATTCTGGTATTACCTGTCCACCTACGTCGTCTTCGAACTGATTTATACCTCGGTGATGGTGCCGTATGAAACGCTCGCCACCGAAATGACCACCGATTTTTCGGCGCGCTCTAAACTGACCGGCTACAAAGCGATTTTCGGCAAAGTGGCCAACTTCCTCGCAGCCTTTATTCCCGGCCAGTTCATTCTGATCTACGGCAAAGACTCCGCGCAGCCGTTCTTCTTCACGGCGCTGACCTACGGGGTGATCCTGTGCGTTGCCATCGGCCTGCTGTATTTGTCTTCCTGGGAACGCCCGGTGGAAGAAACCACGCCGGTGGACGAGGCCAAAATGAGCCTCGGCAAAACCATGCTGACGCTGGTTCGCGATATGAAATCGACGTTCCACCTGCGCGTATTCCGTAAACATCTGGGGATGTATCTCTGTGGTTTTGGTGCGGAATGGCTGTTCGCGTCGGTCTTTACCTACTTCATCATTTTCGTTCTGCAATATGACCCGACGATGGTCGCCGGGCTGAGCAGCCTGAACTCGATTCTGCAACTGTTCTCCACGGCAATTTTCATCGGTATCTGCGTGAAACACGGTTTCAGCAAGCCTTACATTCTGGCGCTCGGCATCGTCGTTTTCTCCGTATTTTGCTACAGCCTGCTGCATTTCCTGCATCTGCCGCAGCAGTACGCCACCGTAGCAATGCTCACCATTACCGTGATTTTCGGTATCGGGACCGGCGGCGTGTACTACATTCCGTGGACGGTTTACACCTTCCTGGCCGATGTGGATGAAGCCTTTACCGGCCGCCGCCGCGAAGGGATCTACGCCGGTGCGATGACCTTCTCCGGCAAGCTGATGCGTTCGGTGATCGTGTTTGTGATGGGTGCCATTCTGAGCTTCTACGGCTTCCAGTCCAAATCCCATACCCAGCCGGAAAGCGCGGTGATGGCGATTGCGCTGGTGTTCTGTATCGGCGTCATCGGCCTGGCGCTGATGGCAATGGTGTTCAGTAATCAGATGAAACTTAACCGTAAAACGCATCTGGTGGTGCTCGGCGAAGTGGCCCGTATCAAAGCAGGCGGTGCCATCGGCCATATCAAGCCGGACGCCCGCGCGGTGATGGAAGAGCTGATCGGACATCCGTATGAGGAATGCTGGGGCAACAGCGCGGTATGCCGCAAGATCTTCAACACGCCAGCCGTTCATGTGGATGTGCCTAAACCGCTGACCGGCACCACGCAGCAGCCGTAA
- a CDS encoding right-handed parallel beta-helix repeat-containing protein, translating into MWEHKLAIVALSLGISAQCIAAALPEPENLRWHSITFGQSTDVNFATNVLPEKVGMNDVRTADDKPIPAEGIVLTTPFTLESRGGKVGNSHDGLTYFYTRLPAEANFQLEADITLDQFGPENGAKPAGQEGAGLLVRDILGAPREPVTKPGIEELPAASNMVMNSVMAVGDKPPVVALIARQGVKQPWGNTGIGIVREEYHPLTTPAHFSLRLTRTDSGFDVAYAPQGSDQWTVKSVEGADRVTQLDKTGYYVGFFASRNAKITVSHAKLTLSEAHSLPSAAYMTPSLKPRIEIMSSPVVTHRDSVFQLRTNGDGKLQVEEGNKPLLRQKTVQGGDVVAVPFHAGQPATTLKVTFTPENGKPLTQEFAVRMARVSNPDALYVSPQGTAENDGSQAHPLDFALAVNLLAPGGTLWLADGDYPASVIPATASGTLAKQKTLRPLGENAVFNGLKLEASFWNVQGITVTQKSFHIAGSHNHIDRVKAHHADDTGIWVASPDGIGRALWASHNLISNSESWGNQDPGRKNADGFAVKMRVGEGNRLVNCYSHDNVDDGFDLFNKIEDGPNGSVTIENSLSVHNGSNGFKLGGEGLPVAHRVLNSVAVENGMDGFTDNFNPGALYVEGNRAVDNKRFNFLFRPSPYTTADKQGVFRGNVSLRTSPGKYDDSVSGNVDDSNYFYLNHKSVNTQKKEITPGDFISLRLPDPVIRLSDGGFNYADFLKQK; encoded by the coding sequence ATGTGGGAACACAAACTGGCGATTGTCGCGCTGTCCCTGGGGATAAGCGCGCAATGCATCGCCGCCGCATTGCCTGAACCGGAAAATCTGCGCTGGCACAGCATCACTTTTGGTCAGTCCACCGACGTCAATTTTGCCACTAACGTATTGCCTGAAAAAGTCGGCATGAACGACGTTCGCACAGCGGATGACAAACCCATCCCGGCGGAAGGTATTGTGCTGACCACGCCGTTCACGCTGGAAAGCCGCGGCGGCAAAGTGGGGAACAGCCACGACGGCCTGACCTATTTCTATACGCGTCTGCCCGCGGAGGCGAATTTCCAGCTGGAAGCGGATATCACGCTCGATCAGTTTGGCCCGGAAAACGGCGCGAAACCGGCCGGTCAGGAAGGCGCGGGATTACTGGTGCGGGACATTCTCGGCGCGCCGCGTGAACCTGTCACCAAACCGGGTATTGAGGAATTACCGGCGGCGTCAAATATGGTGATGAACAGCGTGATGGCGGTGGGCGATAAGCCGCCGGTCGTGGCGCTGATAGCACGGCAGGGCGTGAAACAGCCCTGGGGCAACACCGGTATCGGCATTGTGCGCGAGGAATATCATCCGCTGACCACGCCCGCACATTTCTCGTTGCGGCTGACGCGGACGGACAGCGGTTTTGATGTCGCCTATGCGCCGCAGGGCAGCGATCAGTGGACGGTAAAATCCGTTGAAGGCGCAGACCGGGTGACACAGCTGGATAAAACCGGGTATTACGTCGGTTTCTTTGCCTCGCGCAATGCCAAAATCACGGTCAGCCACGCGAAACTGACACTCAGCGAAGCGCATTCTTTGCCTTCTGCGGCTTACATGACACCGTCACTTAAGCCGCGTATTGAAATCATGTCTTCGCCGGTCGTTACGCATCGCGACAGTGTTTTCCAGCTGCGCACCAACGGCGACGGCAAGTTGCAGGTCGAAGAAGGCAATAAACCGCTGCTGAGGCAGAAAACCGTTCAGGGCGGCGACGTGGTTGCCGTGCCGTTCCATGCCGGTCAACCCGCAACCACACTGAAAGTGACGTTCACGCCGGAAAACGGAAAACCGCTGACGCAGGAATTTGCAGTTCGCATGGCGCGGGTCAGCAATCCTGATGCGCTGTATGTCTCGCCGCAGGGAACGGCTGAAAACGATGGTTCGCAGGCGCATCCGCTGGATTTCGCCCTCGCGGTCAATCTGTTAGCGCCAGGCGGAACCTTGTGGCTGGCGGACGGGGACTATCCGGCCAGCGTGATCCCGGCAACCGCCAGCGGCACTCTGGCAAAACAGAAAACGCTGCGTCCGCTGGGCGAAAATGCGGTGTTTAACGGATTAAAACTCGAGGCCAGTTTCTGGAATGTGCAGGGTATTACCGTTACGCAGAAAAGTTTTCATATTGCCGGAAGTCACAACCACATCGACCGCGTTAAGGCTCACCACGCCGACGATACCGGCATCTGGGTCGCCTCACCGGACGGCATTGGCCGCGCACTGTGGGCCAGCCATAACCTGATCAGCAATTCTGAATCCTGGGGGAATCAGGATCCGGGACGCAAAAATGCCGATGGTTTTGCGGTGAAAATGCGCGTGGGCGAGGGCAACCGCCTGGTGAATTGTTATTCGCATGACAACGTGGATGACGGATTCGATCTGTTCAACAAAATCGAAGACGGCCCGAACGGCAGTGTCACGATTGAAAACAGTTTGTCAGTTCATAACGGCAGCAACGGATTCAAACTCGGTGGCGAAGGGTTGCCGGTTGCGCACCGCGTGCTGAACAGCGTGGCGGTAGAAAACGGCATGGACGGCTTCACCGATAACTTCAACCCCGGCGCGCTTTACGTGGAAGGCAACCGCGCGGTAGACAACAAACGCTTCAACTTCCTGTTCCGTCCGTCGCCGTACACCACCGCGGATAAGCAGGGCGTGTTCAGAGGCAATGTTTCGCTGCGCACCTCGCCGGGTAAATATGACGATTCTGTCAGCGGTAATGTCGATGACAGTAACTATTTTTATCTGAACCATAAAAGTGTGAATACGCAAAAAAAAGAAATTACGCCGGGAGATTTTATTTCTCTCCGGTTGCCGGATCCGGTTATCCGTCTTTCTGACGGTGGATTTAATTACGCTGACTTTTTGAAACAAAAATAA
- a CDS encoding oligogalacturonate-specific porin KdgM family protein → MKNNRLLICGLLLASASSQAVTIDLRHEWLDDSKQHKDRALVSHRFDNGFGFSLEAKWKSGGDNQNKPFNNLVDNGTESTISYQYKVTPAFFLQPGFTLESSSDSSIYKPFLTAGYTFDNGIYFNARYRYEYTRYTKENTEDRKTNRGEIWLGYRLADWRFEYNYIYKHSDQILYDNDKWDYEQDLKVAYNINKNWTPYVQVGDVSVRKTTDERQTRFRLGIQYSF, encoded by the coding sequence ATGAAAAATAACAGACTGCTGATCTGCGGTCTGCTGCTGGCCAGCGCCAGCAGCCAGGCCGTAACAATTGACCTTCGCCATGAATGGCTCGATGACAGTAAACAACATAAAGACAGGGCGTTAGTCTCACACCGCTTCGATAACGGCTTTGGTTTCTCACTGGAAGCCAAGTGGAAATCCGGCGGTGACAACCAGAATAAACCCTTTAATAATCTGGTAGATAACGGCACTGAAAGCACCATCAGCTATCAGTATAAAGTGACACCGGCGTTCTTCCTGCAACCGGGCTTTACGCTGGAATCCAGCTCGGACAGCAGCATCTATAAACCATTTTTAACCGCCGGATATACCTTCGACAACGGCATTTATTTTAATGCCCGCTACCGTTATGAATATACCCGCTATACCAAGGAAAATACCGAGGATCGTAAAACCAATCGTGGCGAAATCTGGCTGGGGTATCGCCTTGCCGACTGGCGCTTTGAATATAACTATATCTATAAACACAGCGATCAAATTTTATATGACAACGATAAATGGGATTATGAGCAGGATCTGAAGGTCGCTTATAATATCAATAAAAACTGGACGCCATATGTTCAGGTTGGTGATGTCTCTGTCAGAAAAACCACCGATGAACGTCAGACGCGTTTCCGTTTGGGGATACAATACTCATTCTGA
- the mgtA gene encoding magnesium-translocating P-type ATPase, with product MTVQNNTMHEKKKQQTLSMRAAQEAKNGVAVTLINVNATRDGLTEASAATRLEKEGYNEVAHDKPPHPLVQMVKAFNNPFIYVLAVLAVISFFTDYWFPLRAGEETDLTGVYIIGTMVGLSGLVRFWQEYRSAKSAEALKAMVRTTATVLRRDRTGKAGSLREIPMRELVVGDIVQLYAGDMIPADVRLIESRDLFISQAVLTGEALPVEKYDTLGDVAQKSASDVSAENENLLDIPNICFMGTNVVSGTAQAVVVATGARTYFGSLAKAIVGTRVQTAFDRGVNSVSGLLIRFMLVMVPVVFLINGIMKGEWWDALLFAVAVAVGLTPEMLPMIVSANLAKGAMAMAKRKVVVKRLNAIQNLGAMDILCTDKTGTLTQDKIILEHHLDTQGAKNESVLALAWLNSHHQSGIKNLMDQAVLHFSENGVSTFTRPQGYSKVDEMPFDFVRRRLSIVVKDAKENHLLICKGAVEEMLSISTHMQENGAVVELTPARREALLALANDYNQEGFRVLVVATRDIRKSEAKKQYGAADEHDLILQGFLTFLDPPKESAGPAIAALRDIGVGVKVLTGDNAVVTSRICHQVGLEPGEPLLGPQIERLDDATLRELVEERTVFAKLTPLQKSRVLKALQANGHTVGFLGDGINDAPALRDADVGISVDSGTDIAKESADIILLEKSLMVLEEGVLKGRETFGNIMKYLNMTASSNFGNVFSVLVASAFIPFLPMLAIQLLLQNLMYDISQLALPWDKIDKEFLKKPRKWDAKNIGRFMVWIGPTSSIFDMTTFALMWYVFSANSEHMQTLFQSGWFVEGLLSQTLVVHMLRTQKVPFIQSTAAWPVMLMTGLVMAVGIYVPFSPLGPIVGLQALPWQYFPWLAGTLLAYCCVAQGMKTFYIRRFKQWF from the coding sequence ATGACTGTACAAAACAACACCATGCACGAAAAAAAGAAACAACAGACGCTCTCCATGCGTGCCGCGCAGGAAGCAAAAAACGGCGTCGCGGTGACGCTGATTAACGTTAACGCCACCCGTGACGGCCTGACGGAAGCCAGCGCCGCCACCCGTCTGGAGAAAGAAGGTTACAACGAAGTCGCACACGACAAGCCGCCTCATCCGCTTGTCCAGATGGTGAAAGCCTTTAACAACCCGTTCATCTATGTGTTAGCCGTGCTGGCTGTCATCAGCTTCTTCACCGATTATTGGTTCCCGCTGCGGGCCGGAGAAGAAACGGATCTGACCGGAGTTTACATCATCGGCACGATGGTGGGCCTGAGCGGACTGGTCCGTTTCTGGCAGGAATACCGCTCGGCGAAATCGGCCGAAGCGCTGAAAGCGATGGTCAGAACCACGGCCACGGTGTTACGCCGTGACCGCACGGGAAAAGCCGGTTCGCTGCGTGAAATCCCGATGCGCGAACTGGTCGTCGGCGACATCGTGCAGCTTTATGCGGGCGATATGATCCCGGCGGATGTCCGTCTGATTGAATCGCGGGATCTGTTCATCAGCCAGGCCGTGCTGACCGGTGAAGCGTTGCCGGTTGAAAAGTACGACACGCTGGGCGATGTGGCACAAAAATCGGCCAGCGACGTAAGTGCTGAAAATGAAAATCTGCTGGATATTCCCAACATTTGTTTCATGGGCACCAACGTAGTCAGCGGCACGGCACAGGCGGTGGTGGTGGCGACCGGGGCGAGAACGTATTTTGGCTCGCTGGCGAAAGCCATTGTCGGCACCCGCGTACAGACGGCGTTTGATCGCGGCGTGAACAGCGTCAGCGGATTACTGATCCGCTTCATGCTGGTGATGGTGCCGGTGGTCTTCCTGATCAACGGCATCATGAAAGGCGAATGGTGGGATGCACTGCTGTTTGCCGTCGCGGTCGCCGTCGGGCTGACGCCGGAAATGCTGCCAATGATCGTCAGCGCCAATCTGGCGAAGGGCGCGATGGCGATGGCGAAACGCAAGGTGGTTGTCAAACGCCTGAACGCCATTCAGAACCTCGGCGCGATGGACATTCTGTGTACCGATAAAACCGGCACCCTGACGCAGGACAAAATCATTCTTGAGCACCACCTCGATACACAAGGTGCAAAAAATGAGTCCGTACTGGCGCTGGCGTGGCTGAACAGCCATCACCAGAGCGGCATCAAAAACCTGATGGATCAGGCGGTGCTGCACTTTTCCGAAAATGGCGTTTCTACGTTCACCCGTCCGCAGGGCTACAGCAAAGTCGATGAAATGCCGTTCGATTTTGTCCGCCGCCGTCTGTCGATTGTGGTGAAAGATGCAAAGGAAAATCATCTCCTGATCTGTAAAGGCGCAGTGGAAGAAATGCTGAGCATTTCCACCCATATGCAGGAAAACGGCGCGGTGGTGGAACTGACGCCGGCACGCCGCGAGGCACTGCTGGCGCTGGCAAATGACTACAACCAGGAAGGGTTCCGCGTGCTGGTGGTGGCGACCCGCGACATCCGCAAAAGCGAGGCGAAAAAACAGTACGGCGCTGCCGATGAACATGACCTGATCCTGCAAGGATTCCTGACGTTCCTGGATCCGCCGAAGGAATCTGCCGGTCCGGCGATTGCGGCGCTGCGTGATATCGGCGTGGGCGTAAAAGTGCTGACCGGTGATAACGCTGTCGTGACCAGCCGTATCTGTCATCAGGTGGGACTAGAACCGGGTGAACCGCTGCTCGGGCCGCAGATTGAACGCCTTGACGACGCCACGCTGCGTGAGCTGGTGGAAGAGCGCACGGTGTTTGCCAAACTGACGCCGCTGCAAAAATCGCGGGTGCTGAAAGCCTTGCAGGCCAACGGCCACACGGTCGGATTCCTCGGCGACGGCATCAACGATGCACCGGCATTGCGTGATGCGGACGTCGGGATTTCCGTCGACAGCGGCACGGATATCGCCAAAGAATCTGCCGATATCATCCTGCTGGAAAAAAGCCTGATGGTGCTGGAAGAGGGCGTGCTGAAAGGGCGCGAAACGTTCGGGAATATCATGAAGTACCTGAACATGACCGCCAGTTCTAACTTTGGCAACGTGTTTTCCGTCCTGGTCGCCAGTGCGTTTATCCCGTTCCTGCCGATGCTGGCGATTCAGTTGCTGCTGCAAAACCTGATGTACGACATCTCCCAGCTGGCGCTGCCGTGGGACAAAATTGATAAGGAGTTCCTGAAAAAACCGCGTAAATGGGATGCCAAAAATATCGGCCGTTTCATGGTGTGGATTGGCCCGACCTCGTCCATTTTCGACATGACGACGTTTGCCCTGATGTGGTACGTGTTCAGCGCCAACAGTGAACATATGCAGACGCTGTTCCAGTCCGGCTGGTTTGTGGAAGGGCTGCTTTCCCAGACATTGGTGGTGCATATGCTGCGTACCCAGAAAGTCCCGTTCATCCAGAGCACGGCGGCGTGGCCGGTGATGCTGATGACCGGGCTGGTGATGGCAGTCGGTATTTACGTGCCGTTTTCTCCGCTCGGGCCGATCGTCGGGCTACAGGCGCTGCCGTGGCAATACTTCCCGTGGCTGGCCGGTACGCTGCTGGCGTACTGCTGTGTCGCACAGGGAATGAAAACCTTCTATATCCGTCGTTTTAAACAGTGGTTCTGA
- a CDS encoding Na/Pi cotransporter family protein produces MFATTQSGTTLLINLAGAIALLLWGSHMISSALQRGFGTPLRHWMGRHLKHRGMALLSGVGITCLLQSSTAVSLMATSFTAAGTLSLAPALAVMLGANVGSTLVVQLMSFNTAIAVPLLMLTGYIVFKMRDHTGFESAGCALIGLGLMLLALSLLGATLEHIESTPVFRAVMSGLQGDTLIALAVAVILTLVCHSSVAVILLIASLAATGVMTPVTAMVLVLGANIGGALPPVLNAGTAVARRLPVGNLLIRCAGCGVALAFMPLLVRLADNLALTTPQLVVGFHTAFSAVLALVFIGLTAPVARFLERIFPEETRAGDPGMPVYLDETGLDIAYIGLSNSVRESLRAADMLNIMLDRLQVLFQTPEKGSRTEIRQLDQSLDMLSAAIRAYLADLAHDGLSDADADRAQEILMFVINVEHAGDILSSSLAELAARRTRRGETFSDFERNNIALLHAEILTSQRLAVTAFLGEDHDAAHQLVARKEVIRQIEATASREHFKKLRDDKNAWAESGDIFQRILRDYRRVHHHIAAVAYPVIDRRGDELLARVDNNSDA; encoded by the coding sequence ATGTTTGCAACAACCCAATCTGGCACCACCTTACTGATCAACCTGGCAGGCGCGATTGCCCTGCTGCTGTGGGGTTCCCACATGATTTCCTCCGCGCTGCAACGCGGATTCGGGACACCGTTACGCCACTGGATGGGGCGTCATCTTAAACATCGCGGGATGGCGTTGCTGTCCGGCGTGGGCATTACCTGCCTTTTGCAAAGCAGCACCGCCGTCAGCCTGATGGCCACTTCGTTCACCGCCGCCGGAACGCTGAGCCTCGCGCCCGCGCTGGCCGTGATGCTCGGTGCCAACGTGGGTTCCACGCTGGTGGTTCAGCTGATGAGTTTCAACACCGCGATTGCGGTTCCGTTGCTGATGCTGACCGGATATATCGTCTTTAAAATGCGCGACCATACCGGCTTTGAAAGCGCCGGTTGCGCGCTGATTGGCCTCGGGCTGATGTTGCTGGCGCTGAGCCTGCTGGGCGCGACACTGGAACACATAGAATCCACGCCGGTGTTCCGCGCCGTGATGTCCGGCTTACAGGGCGATACGCTGATCGCGCTGGCCGTGGCGGTGATCCTCACGCTGGTTTGCCATTCGAGCGTGGCGGTAATTTTACTGATCGCCTCGCTGGCGGCGACAGGTGTGATGACGCCGGTGACTGCGATGGTGCTGGTGCTCGGCGCGAACATCGGTGGCGCACTGCCGCCGGTGCTGAATGCCGGAACAGCCGTCGCCCGCCGTCTGCCCGTGGGCAATCTGCTGATCCGCTGCGCCGGTTGCGGGGTGGCACTGGCCTTTATGCCTTTGCTTGTCCGTCTTGCGGACAACCTGGCGCTCACCACGCCGCAGCTGGTGGTGGGGTTTCATACCGCGTTCAGCGCTGTGCTGGCGCTGGTGTTTATCGGCCTGACCGCGCCGGTCGCCCGTTTTCTTGAGCGTATTTTCCCGGAAGAAACGCGCGCCGGTGATCCGGGTATGCCGGTGTATCTCGACGAAACCGGGCTGGATATTGCGTACATCGGTTTATCCAATTCCGTGCGTGAATCCCTGCGCGCAGCGGACATGCTCAACATTATGCTCGACCGGTTGCAGGTGCTGTTTCAGACCCCGGAAAAGGGCAGCCGCACGGAAATCCGTCAGCTGGATCAGTCGCTGGATATGCTGAGTGCGGCGATCCGGGCGTATCTCGCCGATCTGGCGCACGACGGGCTGAGTGATGCCGATGCCGACCGCGCGCAGGAAATTCTGATGTTCGTGATTAACGTCGAACATGCGGGTGACATTCTTTCCAGCAGCCTGGCGGAGCTGGCGGCCCGCAGGACGCGACGCGGCGAAACGTTCAGTGATTTCGAACGCAACAATATTGCGCTGCTGCACGCGGAAATCCTCACCAGCCAGCGTCTGGCCGTGACGGCGTTTCTGGGCGAAGACCACGACGCCGCGCATCAGCTGGTGGCGCGAAAAGAGGTGATTCGCCAGATTGAAGCCACCGCCAGCCGTGAGCATTTTAAAAAGCTGCGCGATGATAAAAATGCGTGGGCGGAATCCGGCGATATTTTCCAGCGTATTCTGCGGGATTACCGCCGCGTACATCACCATATTGCCGCCGTGGCCTATCCCGTTATTGACCGGCGCGGTGATGAATTACTGGCAAGGGTTGACAATAATTCAGACGCGTGA